Proteins from a genomic interval of Hypomesus transpacificus isolate Combined female unplaced genomic scaffold, fHypTra1 scaffold_204, whole genome shotgun sequence:
- the LOC124462201 gene encoding uncharacterized protein LOC124462201 isoform X2, whose product MDDGMELLKAAEAEIQTPHVQDLFHEDAQRSQRHSQPWWRVKLFVWEPVLFGTWDGVFTTCMINIFGVVLFLRTGWLVGNTGVWLGMLLVSVVVLVALVTVMSGVGVCERCAVGSGGVYSMISTTLGGRVGGTVGLLYVFGQCVAGAMYITGFSESIAELLTLQSEWVVRGISVSVLLALLGINLAGVKWIVRLQLLLLAVLAISTLDFVIGTFTHLDPEHGFVGYSQELLRSNSLPDYTAGEGFFTVFGVFFPAATGVMAGFNMSADLQRPEHNIPVGTLAAVFTSWFLYLVFVFLLGAICTREALRYDFLIAEKVSLVGFLFLLGLYISSLASCMGGLYGAPRILQVIAQERVIPALAFLGQGKGPNKTPVAAICLTSLLTMAFIFIGQVNILASIVTINFMLTYSFIDYSYFSMVMTYDLQAKERSPGLAKTNNVTPLKQVSKPLLEVSHPGYGTEGGSGSRGKGTLLEFTRDMDQIFPLPTERPVESENGTGHGEPRGKSKRAKAAAKQTLMDSFGLDLDSNASPDERREKMDPALLPREDGAPQGSLGEPPGLDIEQKRRVKRSPSQSSEEPDHPPGLYSQIQTTPARTEPEYQGSEIKPMPDSFYAKFCNHWVALIGALCSVVIMFVIQWEYALANIIVALILFLYIGKTSPGLPIGVAARFSLFTWLRSTLSHIGRGEPRPRDQIVVTPSLSGVGMETKQLTEENVDFASRDRYHQSFFMDPGTGQNMHILFKTDSWTPEESMIPSTEPLSSTVMGTTEATTQWEGQTPDPLTDTYTALPGRYRAVTEEQMLQDSPDTALMLGDSTEMRTLGLSVHTDNDEVKTEMRTVGLSVHTDNDEVKTEIRTVGLPVQTDNDEVKTEIRTVGLPVQTDNDEVKTEMRTVGLNVHTDNDEVRTEIRTVGLPVQTDNDEVKTEMRTVGLNVHTDNDEVRTEIRTVGLPVHTESTYISSTITRAGERTLLSVTSNSTSTYTEDSNPSQSSSWGLTAGVTGSRDHNDRLSSTKADGLDSTSQSHHPANSSYETEGPGLSPVTVPLTGPPSATEQNTTSSAEDSSPNSTPPLDVLDNNTRRQADSADPGHSSGGGTTPAEGEVSSSSSPPAPSTEDRPTNTTQLGGSSSSSIGTSTQSSTGDLGTQSQGRTEGMTSQTAWAEETTRLGLTTTPPRGRDGVTSVDDSLSRFLSSQPPFTPDTPRLGLATEAQATTPSTSTHGTQVTEVDEETHRATAAAETTPTPPLVTTWTVEPPSSSTHLEAHTQRTTPSTTTDSSLGQQASASTSQHQGGSGTQAPTPTQRPSTGTSPTDTTTRHLETSTATPDNHTTHSHHTTALSIRTTPTRSTLAHTTSTSRDTERATTEVGVTTAQMDVRSTPTAGRACSPNPCVNGGMCVTHGETDFTCHCLQAWSGPTCRNDVDECQNDPCPLVSRCVNTRGSFSCECPLGLDLEDGRTCTRAKTFLGTFRVNNPRFDAVLSRSTTLHEIQREILQLLNASLSILPGYSRSTLSKREEDGLRFSAVNMFAASTEVTGAQVYHSIQMTLRNCSSASAHCQEVLHHQLSYHEESLCLAQKVLCDTERSDCSDSSGTAYCRCRPGYFKLNPEDMSCIECGDGSKLENGTCVRCTFGFGGFNCGNFYKLIAVVVSPAGGALLLILIIALIVTCCKKDKNDINKIIFRSGDFQMSPYAEFPKSNPRVSTEWGREAIEMQENGSTKNLLQMTDIYYSPALRNSDLERNGLYPFSGLPGSRHSCIYPAQWNPSFISDDSRRRDYF is encoded by the exons ATGGATGATGGGATGGAGCTCCTAAAGGCTGCGGAGGCTGAGATCCAAACTCCCCATGTCCAGGATCTCTTCCATGAGGACGCACag CGGTCCCAGCGGCACTCTCAACCATGGTGGAGGGTGAAGCTGTTCGTTTGGGAGCCAGTCCTCTTCGGTACCTGGGATGGAGTCTTTACAACCTGTATGATCAACATATTTGGTGTGGTGCTGTTCTTACGAACTGGCTGGCTAGTG GGAAACACGGGTGTGTGGCTTGGAATGCTCCTGGTGTCTGTGGTGGTTCTTGTTGCCCTGGTGACGGTGATGTCTGGTGTAGGTGTTTGCGAGCGCTGCGCAGTAGGCAGTGGGGGGGTGTACTCCATGATCTCTACTACCCTGGGGGGCAGAGTCGGAGGGACAGTGGGCCTGCTCTATGTGTTCGGCCAG TGTGTGGCTGGGGCCATGTACATCACAGGCTTCTCGGAGTCCATCGCGGAGCTGCTGACCCTGCAGAGTGAGTGGGTGGTGCGGGGCATCTCGGTCTCCGTCCTGCTGGCTCTGCTAGGGATCAACCTGGCAGGGGTCAAGTGGATCGTCCGCCTGCAGCTGCTGCTACTTGCCGTGCTGGCCATCTCCACGCTGGACTTTGTAATCGGGACCTTCACCCACCTTGACCCAG AGCATGGTTTCGTCGGGTACTCTCAGGAGCTTCTGAGGAGCAACAGCCTGCCAGACTACACCGCAGGGGAAGGCTTCTTCACCGTGTTTGGCGTCTTCTTCCCCGCCGCCACAG GTGTAATGGCGGGCTTCAACATGAGCGCTGATCTCCAGAGACCTGAGCATAACATCCCAGTGGGAACGCTGGCAGCCGTCTTCACATC GTGGTTCCTGTATCTGGTCTTTGTGTTTCTGCTCGGAGCCATCTGCACCAGAGAAGCGCTTCGCTACGACTTCTTAATAGCGGAAAAG GTCTCCTTGGTGGGTTTCCTGTTCCTGCTGGGCCTCTACATCTCCTCCCTGGCTTCCTGCATGGGCGGCCTGTACGGAGCACCCAGGATCCTCCAGGTCATTGCCCAGGAGAGGGTCATCCCTGCCCTGGCCTTCTTGGGACAAGGG AAAGGCCCTAACAAGACCCCGGTGGCAGCCATCTGTCTAACCAGCCTACTGACCATGGCCTTCATCTTCATTGGCCAAGTCAACATCTTGGCGTCCATTGTCACCATCAACTTCATGCTCACCTACAGCTTCATAGACTATTCCTACTTCAGCATGGTCATGACCTACGACCTCCAAGCCAAGGAGAGAAGCCCTGGCTTGGCCAAAACGAACAATGTCACCCCCCTCAAACAGGTCAGCAAACCCCTGCTCGAGGTCAGCCACCCAGGCTACGGGACAGAGGGGGGCAGTGGGAGCCGAGGCAAGGGCACCCTGCTGGAGTTCACGCGAGACATGGACCAGATCTTCCCCCTCCCTACTGAGAGGCCTGTAGAGTCTGAGAATGGGACTGGGCACGGAGAGCCGAGAGGGAAGAGCAAGAGAGCAAAGGCTGCTGCCAAGCAGACGTTGATGGATAGTTTTGGCCTCGATCTGGACAGCAATGCTTCCCCGGatgagagaagggagaagaTGGACCCGGCTCTGCTGCCCAGGGAGGATGGAGCTCCCCAGGGAAGCCTGGGAGAGCCGCCGGGGCTGGACATCGAACAGAAGAGACGTGTCAAAAGAAGTCCCAGTCAGAGTTCCGAGGAGCCAGATCATCCGCCTGGTCTGTACAGTCAGATCCAGACAACTC CTGCCAGGACTGAGCCAGAATACCAGGGGTCAGAGATCAAACCTATGCCTGATTCGTTCTATGCCAAGTTCTGCAACCACTGGGTTGCTTTGATTGGT GCATTGTGCTCTGTGGTGATTATGTTTGTTATCCAGTGGGAGTACGCCTTGGCAAACATAATAGTGGCTCTGATTCTCTTTCTCTACATTGGGAAAACAAGCCCTGGACTCCCCATAG GAGTTGCAGCTCGCTTCAGCCTCTTTACATGGCTCAGGTCCACCCTCAGCCACATCGGCCG GGGCGAGCCACGTCCTCGCGACCAGATTGTGGTGACACCTTCTCTGTCTGGCGTTGGCATGGAAACCAAGCAGTTGACAGAGGAGAATGTGGATTTTGCTTCCAGGGACCGTTACCACCAGTCTTTCTTCATGGATCCTG GCACCGGTCAGAACATGCACATCTTATTCAAGACTGACAGCTGGACACCAGAAGAAAGCATGATCCCCTCCACTGAGCCTCTGAGCTCCACTGTGATGGGGACCACTGAAGCCACCACACAGTGGGAGggccagaccccagaccccctcACTGACACCTACACTGCCCTCCCAGGGAGATACAGGGCGGTGACAGAGGAGCAGATGCTCCAGGACAGCCCAGACACGGCACTCATGCTGGGGGACTCCACAGAGATGAGGACTCTGGGTCTATCTGTCCACACAGACAATGATGAGGTGAAGACAGAGATGAGGACTGTGGGTCTATCTGTCCACACAGATAACGATGAAGTGAAGACAGAGATCAGGACTGTGGGTCTACCTGTCCAAACAGATAACGATGAAGTGAAGACAGAGATCAGGACTGTGGGTCTACCTGTCCAAACAGACAATGATGAGGTGAAGACAGAGATGAGGACTGTGGGTCTAAATGTCCACACAGATAACGATGAGGTGAGGACAGAGATAAGGACTGTGGGTCTACCTGTCCAAACAGACAATGATGAGGTGAAGACAGAGATGAGGACTGTGGGTCTAAATGTCCACACAGATAACGATGAGGTGAGGACAGAGATAAGGACTGTGGGTCTACCTGTCCACACAGAAAGCACCTACATCTCTTCCACCATCACTCGGGCCGGGGAGAGGACCCTGCTGTCTGTCACCTCCAACAGCACCTCCACCTATACAGAAGATTCAAACCCCTCACAGTCTTCCTCCTGGGGGCTCACGGCCGGGGTCACAGGGTCTCGGGACCATAACGACAGGCTTTCCTCCACCAAGGCTGATGGTCTGGACTCTACTTCCCAGTCCCACCACCCTGCTAACTCCTCGTATGAGACAGAGGGCCCTGGCCTCTCCCCAGTTACAGTCCCCCTGACAGGGCCACCTAGCGCCACTGAGCAAAACACCACTTCCTCTGCGGAGGACTCCTCGCccaactccaccccccccctcgacGTGCTCGACAACAACACCAGGCGGCAGGCAGACTCAGCAGACCCCGGCCACTCTTCAGGAGGCGGGACCACTCCGGCAGAGGGTGAGGTGTCCTCGTCTTCATCCCCCCCTGCCCCATCGACAGAGGATCGACCCACCAACACCACCCAGCTGGGTGGGAGTTCCTCCAGCAGCATTGGGACCTCCACACAGTCTTCCACAGGGGATCTCGGCACCCAGAGCCAGGGTAGGACAGAGGGGATGACCTCCCAGACGGCCTGGGCTGAGGAGACAACCAGGCTGGGTCTGACCACCACACCACCCAGGGGCAGAGACGGCGTCACCTCGGTGGATGACTCGCTGTCCAGGTTCTTGTCCAGTCAGCCCCCCTTCACCCCAGACACCCCCAGGCTAGGACTGGCCACTGAGGCCCAGGCCACTACTCCCAGCACCTCCACGCACGGGACCCAGGTCACGGAGGTGGATGAGGAAACCCATCGGGCCACGGCTGCTGCCGAAACCACCCCGACCCCACCTCTGGTCACCACCTGGACAGTCGAGCCCCCTAGTAGCAGCACCCATTTGGAGGCCCACACCCAGCGCACCACCCCCTCCACAACCACTGACTCCAGCCTGGGCCAGCAGGCCTCGGCCTCCACCTCCCAGCACCAAGGGGGCAGTGGAACCCAGGCGCCGACTCCGACCCAGAGGCCCTCCACAGGGACGTCTCCAACAGACACCACCACGAGGCACCTGGAGACCTCCACCGCCACTCCAGACAACCACACCACCCACAGCCACCACACCACAGCCTTGAGCATCAGGACCACCCCCACCAGAAGCACGCTAGCACACACCACGAGCACAAGCCGGGACACGGAAAGGGCCACCACGGAGGTGGGGGTCACCACCGCTCAGATGGACGTCAGGTCGACGCCCACAGCAG GCAGAGCATGTTCTCCTAACCCCTGCGTGAATGGAGGGATGTGTGTGACCCACGGTGAGACCGACTTCACATGCCACTGTCTGCAAGCATGGAGTGGACCGACCTGCAGGAATG ATGTAGACGAATGCCAGAATGACCCGTGCCCCctggtgtccaggtgtgtgaaCACCCGCGGTTCCTTCAGCTGTGAGTGTCCCCTGGGACTCGACCTGGAGGACGGACGCACCTGCACCAGGG CCAAGACATTCCTGGGGACGTTCCGTGTCAACAACCCCCGCTTTGACGCCGTGCTCTCTAGGAGCACCACCCTGCATGAGATCCAGAGAGAGATCCTCCAGCTG CTCAACGCCTCCCTGTCCATACTGCCCGGTTACAGCCGCTCCACTCTAAGTAAAAG GGAGGAGGACGGCCTGCGCTTCTCTGCTGTCAACATGTTCGCCGCTTCCACGGAGGTCACCGGCGCCCAGGTCTACCACAGCATCCAGATGACGCTCAGGAACTGTAGCTCCGCCTCCGCCCACTGCCAAGAGGTCCTCCATCATCAGCTGTCCTATCACG AGGAGAGTCTGTGTCTGGCCCAAAAGGTTCTGTGTGACACGGAGCGCTCCGACTGCTCTGACTCTAGTGGCACGGCGTACTGCCGATGCCGACCTGGCTACTTTAAACTCAACCCCGAAGACATGTCCTGTATAG AATGCGGCGATGGCAGCAAACTGGAAAATGGCACGTGTGTCCG GTGCACATTTGGATTTGGAGGATTTAATTGTGGGAACT TTTACAAGCTGATTGCTGTGGTCGTTTCTCCAGCggggggagctctgctcctcatTCTCATCATTGCTCTCATTGTCACCTGCTGCAA GAAAGACAAGAACGACATCAACAAGATTATCTTCAGGAGTGGAGATTTCCAGATGTCTCCCTATGCTGAGTTTCCCAAGAGCAACCCCAGAGTTTCCACGGAGTGGGGCCGCGAGGCCATCGAGATGCAGGAGAACGGCAGCACCAAGAACCTGCTGCAGATGACTGATATATACTACTCA cctgcttTGCGTAACTCGGATCTGGAGAGGAACGGCCTGTACCCTTTCTCTGGTCTGCCTGGCTCACGCCACTCCTGTATCTATCCTGCTCAGTGGAATCCCTCCTTCATTAGTGATGACTCGCGACGGAGGGACTACTTTTAG
- the LOC124462201 gene encoding uncharacterized protein LOC124462201 isoform X1, which produces MDDGMELLKAAEAEIQTPHVQDLFHEDAQRSQRHSQPWWRVKLFVWEPVLFGTWDGVFTTCMINIFGVVLFLRTGWLVGNTGVWLGMLLVSVVVLVALVTVMSGVGVCERCAVGSGGVYSMISTTLGGRVGGTVGLLYVFGQCVAGAMYITGFSESIAELLTLQSEWVVRGISVSVLLALLGINLAGVKWIVRLQLLLLAVLAISTLDFVIGTFTHLDPEHGFVGYSQELLRSNSLPDYTAGEGFFTVFGVFFPAATGVMAGFNMSADLQRPEHNIPVGTLAAVFTSWFLYLVFVFLLGAICTREALRYDFLIAEKVSLVGFLFLLGLYISSLASCMGGLYGAPRILQVIAQERVIPALAFLGQGKGPNKTPVAAICLTSLLTMAFIFIGQVNILASIVTINFMLTYSFIDYSYFSMVMTYDLQAKERSPGLAKTNNVTPLKQVSKPLLEVSHPGYGTEGGSGSRGKGTLLEFTRDMDQIFPLPTERPVESENGTGHGEPRGKSKRAKAAAKQTLMDSFGLDLDSNASPDERREKMDPALLPREDGAPQGSLGEPPGLDIEQKRRVKRSPSQSSEEPDHPPGLYSQIQTTPARTEPEYQGSEIKPMPDSFYAKFCNHWVALIGALCSVVIMFVIQWEYALANIIVALILFLYIGKTSPGLPIGVAARFSLFTWLRSTLSHIGRGEPRPRDQIVVTPSLSGVGMETKQLTEENVDFASRDRYHQSFFMDPGTGQNMHILFKTDSWTPEESMIPSTEPLSSTVMGTTEATTQWEGQTPDPLTDTYTALPGRYRAVTEEQMLQDSPDTALMLGDSTEMRTLGLSVHTDNDEVKTEMRTVGLSVHTDNDEVKTEIRTVGLPVQTDNDEVKTEIRTVGLPVQTDNDEVKTEMRTVGLNVHTDNDEVRTEIRTVGLPVQTDNDEVKTEMRTVGLNVHTDNDEVRTEIRTVGLPVHTESTYISSTITRAGERTLLSVTSNSTSTYTEDSNPSQSSSWGLTAGVTGSRDHNDRLSSTKADGLDSTSQSHHPANSSYETEGPGLSPVTVPLTGPPSATEQNTTSSAEDSSPNSTPPLDVLDNNTRRQADSADPGHSSGGGTTPAEGEVSSSSSPPAPSTEDRPTNTTQLGGSSSSSIGTSTQSSTGDLGTQSQGRTEGMTSQTAWAEETTRLGLTTTPPRGRDGVTSVDDSLSRFLSSQPPFTPDTPRLGLATEAQATTPSTSTHGTQVTEVDEETHRATAAAETTPTPPLVTTWTVEPPSSSTHLEAHTQRTTPSTTTDSSLGQQASASTSQHQGGSGTQAPTPTQRPSTGTSPTDTTTRHLETSTATPDNHTTHSHHTTALSIRTTPTRSTLAHTTSTSRDTERATTEVGVTTAQMDVRSTPTAGRACSPNPCVNGGMCVTHGETDFTCHCLQAWSGPTCRNDVDECQNDPCPLVSRCVNTRGSFSCECPLGLDLEDGRTCTRAKTFLGTFRVNNPRFDAVLSRSTTLHEIQREILQLLNASLSILPGYSRSTLSKREEDGLRFSAVNMFAASTEVTGAQVYHSIQMTLRNCSSASAHCQEVLHHQLSYHEESLCLAQKVLCDTERSDCSDSSGTAYCRCRPGYFKLNPEDMSCIECGDGSKLENGTCVRCTFGFGGFNCGNFYKLIAVVVSPAGGALLLILIIALIVTCCKKDKNDINKIIFRSGDFQMSPYAEFPKSNPRVSTEWGREAIEMQENGSTKNLLQMTDIYYSGLPSFNTVCYLQRHIRSMSTVGSPFSSSSGQSGSHITGILLLFILCPNDIYPSKMSPL; this is translated from the exons ATGGATGATGGGATGGAGCTCCTAAAGGCTGCGGAGGCTGAGATCCAAACTCCCCATGTCCAGGATCTCTTCCATGAGGACGCACag CGGTCCCAGCGGCACTCTCAACCATGGTGGAGGGTGAAGCTGTTCGTTTGGGAGCCAGTCCTCTTCGGTACCTGGGATGGAGTCTTTACAACCTGTATGATCAACATATTTGGTGTGGTGCTGTTCTTACGAACTGGCTGGCTAGTG GGAAACACGGGTGTGTGGCTTGGAATGCTCCTGGTGTCTGTGGTGGTTCTTGTTGCCCTGGTGACGGTGATGTCTGGTGTAGGTGTTTGCGAGCGCTGCGCAGTAGGCAGTGGGGGGGTGTACTCCATGATCTCTACTACCCTGGGGGGCAGAGTCGGAGGGACAGTGGGCCTGCTCTATGTGTTCGGCCAG TGTGTGGCTGGGGCCATGTACATCACAGGCTTCTCGGAGTCCATCGCGGAGCTGCTGACCCTGCAGAGTGAGTGGGTGGTGCGGGGCATCTCGGTCTCCGTCCTGCTGGCTCTGCTAGGGATCAACCTGGCAGGGGTCAAGTGGATCGTCCGCCTGCAGCTGCTGCTACTTGCCGTGCTGGCCATCTCCACGCTGGACTTTGTAATCGGGACCTTCACCCACCTTGACCCAG AGCATGGTTTCGTCGGGTACTCTCAGGAGCTTCTGAGGAGCAACAGCCTGCCAGACTACACCGCAGGGGAAGGCTTCTTCACCGTGTTTGGCGTCTTCTTCCCCGCCGCCACAG GTGTAATGGCGGGCTTCAACATGAGCGCTGATCTCCAGAGACCTGAGCATAACATCCCAGTGGGAACGCTGGCAGCCGTCTTCACATC GTGGTTCCTGTATCTGGTCTTTGTGTTTCTGCTCGGAGCCATCTGCACCAGAGAAGCGCTTCGCTACGACTTCTTAATAGCGGAAAAG GTCTCCTTGGTGGGTTTCCTGTTCCTGCTGGGCCTCTACATCTCCTCCCTGGCTTCCTGCATGGGCGGCCTGTACGGAGCACCCAGGATCCTCCAGGTCATTGCCCAGGAGAGGGTCATCCCTGCCCTGGCCTTCTTGGGACAAGGG AAAGGCCCTAACAAGACCCCGGTGGCAGCCATCTGTCTAACCAGCCTACTGACCATGGCCTTCATCTTCATTGGCCAAGTCAACATCTTGGCGTCCATTGTCACCATCAACTTCATGCTCACCTACAGCTTCATAGACTATTCCTACTTCAGCATGGTCATGACCTACGACCTCCAAGCCAAGGAGAGAAGCCCTGGCTTGGCCAAAACGAACAATGTCACCCCCCTCAAACAGGTCAGCAAACCCCTGCTCGAGGTCAGCCACCCAGGCTACGGGACAGAGGGGGGCAGTGGGAGCCGAGGCAAGGGCACCCTGCTGGAGTTCACGCGAGACATGGACCAGATCTTCCCCCTCCCTACTGAGAGGCCTGTAGAGTCTGAGAATGGGACTGGGCACGGAGAGCCGAGAGGGAAGAGCAAGAGAGCAAAGGCTGCTGCCAAGCAGACGTTGATGGATAGTTTTGGCCTCGATCTGGACAGCAATGCTTCCCCGGatgagagaagggagaagaTGGACCCGGCTCTGCTGCCCAGGGAGGATGGAGCTCCCCAGGGAAGCCTGGGAGAGCCGCCGGGGCTGGACATCGAACAGAAGAGACGTGTCAAAAGAAGTCCCAGTCAGAGTTCCGAGGAGCCAGATCATCCGCCTGGTCTGTACAGTCAGATCCAGACAACTC CTGCCAGGACTGAGCCAGAATACCAGGGGTCAGAGATCAAACCTATGCCTGATTCGTTCTATGCCAAGTTCTGCAACCACTGGGTTGCTTTGATTGGT GCATTGTGCTCTGTGGTGATTATGTTTGTTATCCAGTGGGAGTACGCCTTGGCAAACATAATAGTGGCTCTGATTCTCTTTCTCTACATTGGGAAAACAAGCCCTGGACTCCCCATAG GAGTTGCAGCTCGCTTCAGCCTCTTTACATGGCTCAGGTCCACCCTCAGCCACATCGGCCG GGGCGAGCCACGTCCTCGCGACCAGATTGTGGTGACACCTTCTCTGTCTGGCGTTGGCATGGAAACCAAGCAGTTGACAGAGGAGAATGTGGATTTTGCTTCCAGGGACCGTTACCACCAGTCTTTCTTCATGGATCCTG GCACCGGTCAGAACATGCACATCTTATTCAAGACTGACAGCTGGACACCAGAAGAAAGCATGATCCCCTCCACTGAGCCTCTGAGCTCCACTGTGATGGGGACCACTGAAGCCACCACACAGTGGGAGggccagaccccagaccccctcACTGACACCTACACTGCCCTCCCAGGGAGATACAGGGCGGTGACAGAGGAGCAGATGCTCCAGGACAGCCCAGACACGGCACTCATGCTGGGGGACTCCACAGAGATGAGGACTCTGGGTCTATCTGTCCACACAGACAATGATGAGGTGAAGACAGAGATGAGGACTGTGGGTCTATCTGTCCACACAGATAACGATGAAGTGAAGACAGAGATCAGGACTGTGGGTCTACCTGTCCAAACAGATAACGATGAAGTGAAGACAGAGATCAGGACTGTGGGTCTACCTGTCCAAACAGACAATGATGAGGTGAAGACAGAGATGAGGACTGTGGGTCTAAATGTCCACACAGATAACGATGAGGTGAGGACAGAGATAAGGACTGTGGGTCTACCTGTCCAAACAGACAATGATGAGGTGAAGACAGAGATGAGGACTGTGGGTCTAAATGTCCACACAGATAACGATGAGGTGAGGACAGAGATAAGGACTGTGGGTCTACCTGTCCACACAGAAAGCACCTACATCTCTTCCACCATCACTCGGGCCGGGGAGAGGACCCTGCTGTCTGTCACCTCCAACAGCACCTCCACCTATACAGAAGATTCAAACCCCTCACAGTCTTCCTCCTGGGGGCTCACGGCCGGGGTCACAGGGTCTCGGGACCATAACGACAGGCTTTCCTCCACCAAGGCTGATGGTCTGGACTCTACTTCCCAGTCCCACCACCCTGCTAACTCCTCGTATGAGACAGAGGGCCCTGGCCTCTCCCCAGTTACAGTCCCCCTGACAGGGCCACCTAGCGCCACTGAGCAAAACACCACTTCCTCTGCGGAGGACTCCTCGCccaactccaccccccccctcgacGTGCTCGACAACAACACCAGGCGGCAGGCAGACTCAGCAGACCCCGGCCACTCTTCAGGAGGCGGGACCACTCCGGCAGAGGGTGAGGTGTCCTCGTCTTCATCCCCCCCTGCCCCATCGACAGAGGATCGACCCACCAACACCACCCAGCTGGGTGGGAGTTCCTCCAGCAGCATTGGGACCTCCACACAGTCTTCCACAGGGGATCTCGGCACCCAGAGCCAGGGTAGGACAGAGGGGATGACCTCCCAGACGGCCTGGGCTGAGGAGACAACCAGGCTGGGTCTGACCACCACACCACCCAGGGGCAGAGACGGCGTCACCTCGGTGGATGACTCGCTGTCCAGGTTCTTGTCCAGTCAGCCCCCCTTCACCCCAGACACCCCCAGGCTAGGACTGGCCACTGAGGCCCAGGCCACTACTCCCAGCACCTCCACGCACGGGACCCAGGTCACGGAGGTGGATGAGGAAACCCATCGGGCCACGGCTGCTGCCGAAACCACCCCGACCCCACCTCTGGTCACCACCTGGACAGTCGAGCCCCCTAGTAGCAGCACCCATTTGGAGGCCCACACCCAGCGCACCACCCCCTCCACAACCACTGACTCCAGCCTGGGCCAGCAGGCCTCGGCCTCCACCTCCCAGCACCAAGGGGGCAGTGGAACCCAGGCGCCGACTCCGACCCAGAGGCCCTCCACAGGGACGTCTCCAACAGACACCACCACGAGGCACCTGGAGACCTCCACCGCCACTCCAGACAACCACACCACCCACAGCCACCACACCACAGCCTTGAGCATCAGGACCACCCCCACCAGAAGCACGCTAGCACACACCACGAGCACAAGCCGGGACACGGAAAGGGCCACCACGGAGGTGGGGGTCACCACCGCTCAGATGGACGTCAGGTCGACGCCCACAGCAG GCAGAGCATGTTCTCCTAACCCCTGCGTGAATGGAGGGATGTGTGTGACCCACGGTGAGACCGACTTCACATGCCACTGTCTGCAAGCATGGAGTGGACCGACCTGCAGGAATG ATGTAGACGAATGCCAGAATGACCCGTGCCCCctggtgtccaggtgtgtgaaCACCCGCGGTTCCTTCAGCTGTGAGTGTCCCCTGGGACTCGACCTGGAGGACGGACGCACCTGCACCAGGG CCAAGACATTCCTGGGGACGTTCCGTGTCAACAACCCCCGCTTTGACGCCGTGCTCTCTAGGAGCACCACCCTGCATGAGATCCAGAGAGAGATCCTCCAGCTG CTCAACGCCTCCCTGTCCATACTGCCCGGTTACAGCCGCTCCACTCTAAGTAAAAG GGAGGAGGACGGCCTGCGCTTCTCTGCTGTCAACATGTTCGCCGCTTCCACGGAGGTCACCGGCGCCCAGGTCTACCACAGCATCCAGATGACGCTCAGGAACTGTAGCTCCGCCTCCGCCCACTGCCAAGAGGTCCTCCATCATCAGCTGTCCTATCACG AGGAGAGTCTGTGTCTGGCCCAAAAGGTTCTGTGTGACACGGAGCGCTCCGACTGCTCTGACTCTAGTGGCACGGCGTACTGCCGATGCCGACCTGGCTACTTTAAACTCAACCCCGAAGACATGTCCTGTATAG AATGCGGCGATGGCAGCAAACTGGAAAATGGCACGTGTGTCCG GTGCACATTTGGATTTGGAGGATTTAATTGTGGGAACT TTTACAAGCTGATTGCTGTGGTCGTTTCTCCAGCggggggagctctgctcctcatTCTCATCATTGCTCTCATTGTCACCTGCTGCAA GAAAGACAAGAACGACATCAACAAGATTATCTTCAGGAGTGGAGATTTCCAGATGTCTCCCTATGCTGAGTTTCCCAAGAGCAACCCCAGAGTTTCCACGGAGTGGGGCCGCGAGGCCATCGAGATGCAGGAGAACGGCAGCACCAAGAACCTGCTGCAGATGACTGATATATACTACTCA